CCATCTCTTCCCGAACAGTCGCCAGTTCGCTGCTATCGCCTTTTGCCGCGAGTTCCGTGTGCCTTCTTTTGGCCCTCTCGTCGGGGCTTGCATCGAGGTAGAACTTGACGTGGGCGTGAGGAAAGACCACGCTCCCCGTGTCTCTTCCTTCGAGTACAACACCGCCGTTCTTTCCTATATCGCGCTGGATCTGGTAGAGGTACTCTCTGACTACGCTCTGCTGGGACAGAGAAGAAGCAAGGAGTGATATGTGGGGTTCACGGATCTCCTGGGATATGTCCGCTCCGTCTAAATAAACCCTGGTTTCGCCCTTGAACTCGAAACGAAGAGGAAGGTCTTTCAAGATTGATTCAACGGGCTCGCCCTCCCTTGCCTTACAGGCACAGGCGATGCCCCTGTACATGGCACCCGTATCGATGAAGGTGTAGCCAAGTTCTCGGGCGAGGAGCTTCGCGATGGTGCTCTTACCTGCGCCGCTCGGCCCATCGATGGTGATGATGAGATCTTTTCTGTAAACCATCCTATACCTCTTTAAATATCAGAGGATTACAAGTATATAATAAACGAATAAAGAATTCCAATCAGACGAGTTGTTCCGGCTCCGACGTCAAAAGAGAGTATTCCTCAAGCGTTCTATCGCATCCTGGTTGCGGTGGATACCCGATTGGGGAGGAACGCACAAAGAGACCCTCAACCGTTTTAGTAACACTTGACGTTAACGAGTTTCCCCATTTTTCGCAATTTTTCAACGAGAAGAGGGATAATTGCTTCGCGGGGAAGGATGCCCATTTGCCGGAAGGTGATCGCTTTGTGCGCGGGATTGGAGGCGGTGCCGATAATGATGTTGATCGTATCGGCACTGTGGAGAAGCCGATACAGATCAGAGACGGCCGAGTCGGACGCTAACTTGTTTTCGCTTTCTTCAATGATGTTGTAGACTTGGTTGAGTGTAATGGCGCCTTCTGTTGCAAGGTCGATCCCTTGAAATCTATAAGACGGTGGTTTGTGAAACTCCGTTGAGTAAGCGTCCATCGAGACGCTTACTTTTAGTGTACGGGCGACCATTTCGACGGTCGTTGACCCGCAGACCGCTTTGCGGCCTTTCATCTTCATGAAGTCTTCCACCA
The DNA window shown above is from Syntrophorhabdaceae bacterium and carries:
- the cmk gene encoding (d)CMP kinase; translated protein: MVYRKDLIITIDGPSGAGKSTIAKLLARELGYTFIDTGAMYRGIACACKAREGEPVESILKDLPLRFEFKGETRVYLDGADISQEIREPHISLLASSLSQQSVVREYLYQIQRDIGKNGGVVLEGRDTGSVVFPHAHVKFYLDASPDERAKRRHTELAAKGDSSELATVREEMAVRDRNDSERQIAPLVIPEGAHRVDTTGIDVPSVLAMLLKYIAGESAR